The Montipora foliosa isolate CH-2021 chromosome 1, ASM3666993v2, whole genome shotgun sequence genome has a window encoding:
- the LOC137999645 gene encoding NHL repeat-containing protein 2-like isoform X2, with product MKVQKQTVWRILPPQWMELEQRPGLIIPGGCPETVHRNDRIRKIDVNSRRVTTLAGGAQGYKDGMGDKAKFHQTAGLAIDTKGRILYVADSANDRIRKIDLTTAEVTSFVGSGESGFLDDVGTKALLANPQQLELDSMKMRLYVSDTDNHAVRIISLPNGDVRTLVGGSRGFADGVGKEAKFFHPTGISLDTDSGILYLADHYNHALRTVDTTNGQVRTLAGNGREGFKDGIGSEARFNYPEGIAFDSDNKVLYVVEFDSNAVRIVTPQGKVSTLAGGTEGYLDGVGRQAMFYHPTGLTFDHRKKIIYLTDQYNHRIRSVSGIGSSVVDPNKSVFARSLQRTQSFPHLFAYLILSCLFSFVAFMWCVRRRQRLVFRSSLL from the exons ATGAAGGTTCAAAAACAGACTGTGTGGAGGATTCTCCCCCCTCAATGGATGGAATTGGAACAGAGGCCAGGTTTAATTATCCCTGGG GGCTGTCCCGAAACAGTACACCGTAATGACCGCATAAGAAAAATTGACGTCAATTCGC GCCGTGTCACGACTTTAGCAGGAGGGGCTCAAGGTTACAAAGACGGAATGGGTGACAAGGCGAAATTCCATCAGACAGCAG GATTGGCTATCGATACGAAAGGAAGGATATTGTATGTGGCAGACAGT GCAAATGACCGAATAAGGAAGATTGATCTCACAACAG CCGAGGTTACCTCCTTTGTCGGCAGCGGGGAGTCAGGCTTTCTGGATGACGTAGGTACAAAAGCCTTGTTGGCCAATCCACAGCAACTTGAATTAGACAGCATGAAAATGAGGCTGTATGTCAGTGACACG GATAATCATGCCGTAAGGATCATCTCTCTTCCAAACG GTGATGTAAGGACGCTGGTTGGTGGAAGCCGAGGCTTCGCTGATGGTGTTGGAAAGGAAGCTAAATTTTTCCATCCAACTGGAATCTCACTTGACACGGATTCGGGGATATTGTACTTGGCCGACCAT TACAACCATGCATTAAGGACTGTGGACACAACAAATG gtcaaGTGAGAACCTTAGCAGGCAATGGTAGGGAAGGATTCAAGGACGGGATAGGGTCAGAAGCAAGATTTAATTACCCGGAGGGAATAGCTTTTGACTCAGATAATAAAGTCCTTTATGTTGTGGAATTT gACAGCAATGCAGTAAGGATAGTTACTCCACAAG GTAAAGTGAGTACTTTGGCCGGTGGTACTGAAGGCTACCTTGATGGTGTGGGCAGGCAAGCTATGTTTTATCATCCAACTGGTCTGACCTTTGACCACAGAAAAAAGATTATCTACCTCACAGATCAG TATAATCACAGAATAAGGAGTGTCAGCGGAATTGGCTCATCGGTAGTAGATCCAAACAAATCAG TGTTTGCACGCTCTCTGCAAAGAACACAGAGTTTCCCGCATTTGTTTGCATACTTAATTTTGTCTTGCCTCTTTTCCTTCGTTGCTTTCATGTGGTGTGTTCGCCGGAGGCAGCGGCTTGTGTTTCGATCGTCCTTACTGTAA
- the LOC137999645 gene encoding NHL repeat-containing protein 2-like isoform X1: MWRMLFASELGHLLLIALDISLVRVFSQDVGVVTTIAGGGKMHEGSKTDCVEDSPPSMDGIGTEARFNYPWGIVFDPTYNVLYVADCGCPETVHRNDRIRKIDVNSRRVTTLAGGAQGYKDGMGDKAKFHQTAGLAIDTKGRILYVADSANDRIRKIDLTTAEVTSFVGSGESGFLDDVGTKALLANPQQLELDSMKMRLYVSDTDNHAVRIISLPNGDVRTLVGGSRGFADGVGKEAKFFHPTGISLDTDSGILYLADHYNHALRTVDTTNGQVRTLAGNGREGFKDGIGSEARFNYPEGIAFDSDNKVLYVVEFDSNAVRIVTPQGKVSTLAGGTEGYLDGVGRQAMFYHPTGLTFDHRKKIIYLTDQYNHRIRSVSGIGSSVVDPNKSVFARSLQRTQSFPHLFAYLILSCLFSFVAFMWCVRRRQRLVFRSSLL, translated from the exons gTGTTGTCACCACCATAGCTGGTGGAGGGAAGATGCATGAAGGTTCAAAAACAGACTGTGTGGAGGATTCTCCCCCCTCAATGGATGGAATTGGAACAGAGGCCAGGTTTAATTATCCCTGGGGTATTGTGTTTGACCCAACCTATAACGTGCTTTATGTTGCTGATTGT GGCTGTCCCGAAACAGTACACCGTAATGACCGCATAAGAAAAATTGACGTCAATTCGC GCCGTGTCACGACTTTAGCAGGAGGGGCTCAAGGTTACAAAGACGGAATGGGTGACAAGGCGAAATTCCATCAGACAGCAG GATTGGCTATCGATACGAAAGGAAGGATATTGTATGTGGCAGACAGT GCAAATGACCGAATAAGGAAGATTGATCTCACAACAG CCGAGGTTACCTCCTTTGTCGGCAGCGGGGAGTCAGGCTTTCTGGATGACGTAGGTACAAAAGCCTTGTTGGCCAATCCACAGCAACTTGAATTAGACAGCATGAAAATGAGGCTGTATGTCAGTGACACG GATAATCATGCCGTAAGGATCATCTCTCTTCCAAACG GTGATGTAAGGACGCTGGTTGGTGGAAGCCGAGGCTTCGCTGATGGTGTTGGAAAGGAAGCTAAATTTTTCCATCCAACTGGAATCTCACTTGACACGGATTCGGGGATATTGTACTTGGCCGACCAT TACAACCATGCATTAAGGACTGTGGACACAACAAATG gtcaaGTGAGAACCTTAGCAGGCAATGGTAGGGAAGGATTCAAGGACGGGATAGGGTCAGAAGCAAGATTTAATTACCCGGAGGGAATAGCTTTTGACTCAGATAATAAAGTCCTTTATGTTGTGGAATTT gACAGCAATGCAGTAAGGATAGTTACTCCACAAG GTAAAGTGAGTACTTTGGCCGGTGGTACTGAAGGCTACCTTGATGGTGTGGGCAGGCAAGCTATGTTTTATCATCCAACTGGTCTGACCTTTGACCACAGAAAAAAGATTATCTACCTCACAGATCAG TATAATCACAGAATAAGGAGTGTCAGCGGAATTGGCTCATCGGTAGTAGATCCAAACAAATCAG TGTTTGCACGCTCTCTGCAAAGAACACAGAGTTTCCCGCATTTGTTTGCATACTTAATTTTGTCTTGCCTCTTTTCCTTCGTTGCTTTCATGTGGTGTGTTCGCCGGAGGCAGCGGCTTGTGTTTCGATCGTCCTTACTGTAA